The Rhododendron vialii isolate Sample 1 chromosome 8a, ASM3025357v1 genome has a window encoding:
- the LOC131297958 gene encoding uncharacterized protein LOC131297958, with amino-acid sequence MATTTASPTSYLLPNIERSSFPANSHFRRSIPAKRAPRILAMAPQKKVNKYDNNWKKQWFGAGIFYEGSEEVEVDVFKKIEKRKVLSNVEKAGLLSKAEELGFTLSSIEKLGVFSKAEELGLLSLLENAASFSPSALASAALPVFVAAIVAVVLIPDDSAGLVAVQVVVAGALSVGAAGLVVGSVVLDGLQEAD; translated from the exons atggCGACGACTACGGCTTCGCCAACTTCTTATCTGCTCCCTAATATCGAGCGTAGTTCATTTCCCGCCAATTCTCATTTTCGTCGCTCTATTCCCGCCAAAAGAGCCCCAAGGATTCTCGCCATGGCACCCCAAAAGAAG GTGAACAAGTATGACAATAACTGGAAAAAGCAGTGGTTTGGCGCGGGAATATTCTACGAAGGAAGTGAAGAGGTCGAGGTGGACGTGTTCAAGAAGATAGAGAAGAGAAAGGTTCTGAGCAACGTTGAAAAAGCGGGTCTGTTATCCAAAGCAGAGGAGCTGGGTTTCACTCTCTCGTCGATTGAGAAGCTCGGGGTGTTTTCCAAGGCGGAGGAGCTAGGCCTGCTTAGCTTGCTCGAGAACGCAGCAAGCTTCTCTCCGTCAGCACTGGCCTCGGCAGCGCTTCCGGTTTTCGTGGCGGCTATTGTGGCAGTTGTGTTGATACCCGATGACTCGGCGGGTCTGGTGGCGGTGCAGGTGGTGGTTGCGGGTGCGCTTAGCGTCGGGGCGGCCGGGTTGGTTGTTGGGTCAGTTGTTTTGGATGGGTTGCAGGAAGCAGATTGA
- the LOC131336262 gene encoding hypersensitive-induced reaction 1 protein-like yields the protein MGNLCGCMKVDQSTVAIKEKFGKFDDVLEPGFHCVPWCLGSRVAGHLSLRVQQLDVRCETKTKDNVFVNVVASIQYRALADKANEAFYKLSNTRSQIQAYVFDVIRAYVPKLNLDNTFEQKKDIAKAVEDELEKAMSAYGYEIVQTLIVDIEPDEHVKRAMNEINAAARMRVAANDKAEAEKILQIKRAEGEAESKYLAGLGIARQRQAIVDGLRDSVLGFSVNVPGTTAKDVMDMVLVTQYFDTMKEIGAASKSSAVFIPHGPGAVRDVATQIRDGLLQASSQH from the exons ATGGGCAATCTATGCGGCTGCATGAAAGTTGACCAATCCACGGTTGCTATCAAGGAGAAGTTCGGCAAGTTTGATGATGTACTTGAGCCCGGATTCCATTGCGTACCTTGGTGCCTCGGAAGCCGGGTGGCTGGTCATCTCTCTCTTCGGGTGCAGCAGTTGGATGTTCGTTGCGAGACCAAGACAAAG GACAATGTATTTGTCAATGTCGTAGCGTCTATCCAGTACCGTGCCCTTGCTGACAAGGCAAATGAAGCTTTCTACAAACTCAGCAACACACGGAGCCAAATCCAAGCCTACGTTTTTGATG TGATTAGGGCATATGTTCCGAAGCTCAATTTGGATAACACTTTTGAGCAAAAGAAAGACATAGCCAAAGCTGTTGAAGATGAACTTGAGAAG GCAATGTCTGCCTACGGATATGAGATAGTCCAGACACTGATTGTTGATATAGAACCAGATGAGCATGTCAAGCGGGCAATGAACGAGATCAATGCTG CTGCAAGGATGAGGGTTGCGGCTAATGACAAGGCAGAGGCTGAGAAGATTCTACAAATCAAGCGAGCCGAAGGTGAGGCGGAGTCAAAGTACCTTGCAGGATTGGGTATCGCTCGCCAACGCCAAGCAATAGTGGACGGTTTGAGAGACAGTGTGCTAGGCTTCTCAGTCAATGTTCCAGGAACCACTGCAAAGGATGTCATGGACATGGTCTTAGTCACCCAGTACTTCGACACCATGAAGGAAATCGGTGCTGCCTCCAAATCCTCTGCTGTTTTCATTCCCCACGGGCCCGGTGCCGTACGCGACGTTGCCACTCAGATCCGCGACGGGCTTCTTCAAGCCTCTTCTCAGCATTAG
- the LOC131298111 gene encoding protein NRT1/ PTR FAMILY 4.6-like isoform X2 has translation MSKSMQFSPSSSANMVTNFMGTAFLLALLGGFLADTFFTTYCIYLISATIEFTGLLILTLQAHMRSLKPPICTSVDRKTPCEQVEGEKAALLFLGLYVVALGVGGIKGSLPPHGAEQFDETTPRGRKQRSGFFNYYIFCLSCGALIAVTFVVWIEDNKGWQWGFGVSTAAILMSIPIFLLGSPTYRNKIPTGSPITTIFKVLAAAFYHSCLCRNSSNTIATMNRSPSCTTDTSQEEDRAKENAQIQCATQDMKFLDRAFVRKLVHPVISCTTQQVEEVKIVIKIFPIFMSTIMLNCCLAQLSTFSVQQAATMNTNIGSVRVPPASLPIFPVIFMLILAPIYNHIIIPFSRKVTKTEMGITHLQRMGTGLVLCIVAMAVAALVETKRKRVAAQFGLMNTTEPLPITFLWIAFQYLFLGSADLFSLAGMMEFFFTEAPFSLRSLATALSWASLAMGYYLSSVLVSIVNRVTDTFRNSPWLFGSNLNHYHLEKFYWLLCVLSGLNFLHYLLWARRYKYRSIRPEDQNEIHTMSTFTEV, from the exons GGCCTGTTAATACTCACACTGCAAGCTCACATGCGCTCTCTGAAACCGCCAATCTGCACATCAGTCGATAGGAAAACTCCCTGCGAGCAAGTTGAGGGGGAGAAAGCAGCATTACTGTTTTTAGGCCTCTATGTAGTGGCATTGGGTGTTGGTGGGATAAAAGGCTCCCTTCCTCCGCATGGAGCTGAGCAGTTTGATGAGACCACCCCAAGGGGGAGGAAACAAAGATCTGGCTTCTTCAACTACTACATATTCTGCCTCTCCTGTGGGGCTTTAATTGCTGTGACATTTGTGGTGTGGATAGAAGACAACAAAGGCTGGCAATGGGGGTTTGGCGTCTCCACTGCGGCAATATTGATGtccatcccaatcttcctcctTGGCTCCCCTACTTACAGGAACAAAATTCCGACAGGAAGCCCCATTACAACCATATTTAAG GTTTTGGCTGCTGCATTTTACCACAGTTGTTTGTGTAGGAATTCCAGTAACACTATTGCGACCATGAATAGAAGCCCGTCCTGTACAACTGATACTAGCCAAGAAGAAGATCGTGCCAAAGAAAACGCACAAATTCAATGTGCAACACAAGACATGAAATTCCTTGATAGAGCATTTGTCAGAAAGCTCGTCCACCCAGTGATTTCATGCACTACACAACAAGTCGAAGAAGTGAAAATAGTAATTAAGATCTTTCCCATATTCATGTCCACCATTATGCTCAACTGCTGCCTCGCTCAGCTCTCCACCTTTTCGGTCCAGCAAGCAGCCACCATGAACACCAATATTGGCTCCGTAAGAGTCCCACCAGCTTCTCTACCCATATTTCCCGTCATCTTCATGTTGATTCTCGCGCCAATCTACAACCACATCATCATCCCATTTTCAAGGAAAGTAACCAAAACTGAAATGGGTATCACTCATTTACAAAGAATGGGGACAGGGCTAGTTCTCTGTATAGTGGCCATGGCTGTTGCAGCACTTGTAGAAACAAAGCGAAAAAGGGTAGCTGCACAATTTGGTCTGATGAACACCACTGAACCTCTTCCAATCACATTCCTTTGGATTGCTTTTCAATACTTGTTCCTGGGGTCGGCTGATCTTTTCAGTCTGGCTGGCATGATGGAATTCTTCTTCACAGAGGCCCCATTCAGCTTGAGATCTTTGGCAACAGCTCTGTCCTGGGCATCATTGGCAATGGGATACTATCTCAGCTCAGTGCTAGTATCCATAGTCAACAGAGTCACTGATACCTTCCGGAACTCACCATGGCTCTTTGGAAGTAACCTGAATCATTATCACCTCGAGAAGTTTTACTGGCTACTGTGTGTATTGAGTGGATTGAATTTCTTGCATTACCTCCTCTGGGCTAGGCGCTACAAGTACAGATCAATAAGGCCCGAGGATCAGAATGAAATTCATACAATGAGTACATTCACGGAGGTCTAA